Below is a genomic region from Xanthobacter autotrophicus Py2.
TTTATGCACTGGGCGGATCGAACGTACAGCTTCTAATCTCTCAGAACATGCCGTTGTCCAAGGTGCGGGGACGTGCCGACCGCTCGAATGATTGGAGCGGATTGCTCTTAGAGCCAAGAGCCCTCCCGTCCTGTCAAAGAGGCCGCATCTGCTTCGCCTCGATTCCTGCGGCGCTTTTATCTGCCCTCGTGCGTGAGGCGGGCCGCGCAGGCGGGGCTCATGAAACACACGACCTTGCAGGAGCTGACAGGAAGGCCGTATCAGCGCTAGTGGCTCATCGATTGGCCGCCGAGGGGTTCGGCGCAGAGCGAAGAGAAATGGCCAATGCGTAGCGCAGGGTCCGATTGGAGATTGAGTTGCCACCTGGCAACTCACCCTGAATGCCATAGCGGTAAACCGGCGTTAACGTTAAAATCCTTGCCAATAAGCCCGACTCGGCCTCATTCTGCCTACGATCAAATGCCGTAGTTGGAATGGGCATCGTAGTTATGCAGAAAGCACGTAGCTCAAAGACTCTTACATCGGGGGCTAAGCCGCTGATGACGGATGTCATCGCCGGCGACGGCGCCGCGCTGTCAGCGGAACTGCTCGCTATGCGCGAGGCTCTTTTCCCGCCGGTTTCAAAGAAATCCCTTCGATCATTTTCCTCGGTAGAGGCTGCGAAGCTCATTGGAATTGCCGACGCCTATCTGCGGCAGCTGTCGCTGGGTGGTAAGGGCCCCCAGCCGTCGCTCGGGGCCGGAGGGCGTCGGTCCTATACACTCGAGCAAATCAATGAGTTACGCGTCACGCTAGAGGAGGGGTCGAAGGGAAAGAAGTACGTACCGCATCGCCGTGAAGCGGAGCACTGCCAAGTGATGGCGGTCGTGAATTTCAAAGGCGGTAGCGGAAAGACCACGACCGCCGCGCATCTGGCGCAGTATCTCGCCCTTCACGGATACCGGGTCCTGGCAGTCGATCTCGATCCCCAGGCGTCGCTGACAGCACTTCATGGCTATCAGCCTGAGTATGATATCCAGCCGAACGAGACGATGTACGCGGCGGTGCGATACGATGAAAATCGTCGCCCGCTAAAGGACGTCATTCGCAAGACCTATTTCGCAGGCCTTGATCTGATCCCAGCCAATCTTGAGCTGATGGAGTATGAGCACGATACGCCGCGGGCGTTAGCCGAGCGTGACGCGGAACCATTCTTTGGCCGGGTTGCTACGGCGCTTGGAACAGTCGCGGATGGCTATGACGTGATGATCCTGGATTGTCCTCCTCAGCTCGGTTTTCTAACGCTCGGCGCGTTATGCGCTGCGACAGGTCTTCTGATCACCGTGCATCCTCAGATGCTCGACGTGATGTCGATGTGCCAGTTCTTACTGATGGCGTCTGATATCCTGGGTGTGGTGCAGGAGTCCGGGGGGGATCTTGATTACGATTTCATTCGATATGTCGTCACGCGGTTTGAGCCCGCAGACGCGCCCCAGACGCAGATGGTCGCTTTCATGCGGTCGCTTTTCAGGGAGCGCGTGCTCAACAGCACGATGGTCAAGTCGACAGCGATCTCAGATGCCGGGCTCTCAAAGCAAACGCTCTATGAAGTCGGGCGGGAGAATTTTGGGAAGCAAACTTACGATCGCGCAATGGAATCGCTCGACGGCGTTAATGGCGAGATCGAGAATCTGATGAAACTAGCGTGGGGACGCGAGACATGAGCCGGAAGGACACGCTGAAGGCTATGCTGACCCGCAGAACAGACGAGTTGCCAGGTGGCAACTCGTCGTTAGAATTGGCCGCGCCGACGCCAGTGGCGCATGTGAGGTCAGGCGCTGTCGGTGCTATGGGTCGTTCGCTTGGACAAATAGCGACCGCCGCTGAGCGTGCAAGAGCGCTCGTGGCGTCTGGCGCCGCCGTCGTAGACATTCCGGCCGAGAAGCTCCTGGGATCCTTCGCGCAAGACCGTCTCGACGACGAGGGCACCGAATACGAGACGCTCTTCAATGCCATCAAGGAGTCCGGCCAGAAGAGTCCAATTCTCGTCCGGCCACATCCTGATAGGCCAGATTACTATCAGATCGCCTATGGCCACCGACGCGCAAAAATCCTCGCCAAGCTCGGACGGCCAGTGCGCGCGGTGGTCCAGGACTTGACCGACGAAGAGCTCGTTGTCATCCAAGGCCAGGAGAACTCCGCCCGCAAGGACCTCAGCTACATCGAGCGAGGTCTGTTTGCCATGACACTCGAAGATCAGGGTTTCGATCGCGCCGTGATCATGTCGGCGCTGAGCATGGAGAAGACACAGCTGTCGCGCCTTCTGGCATTG
It encodes:
- a CDS encoding Cobyrinic acid ac-diamide synthase (PFAM: regulatory protein MerR; Cobyrinic acid ac-diamide synthase~KEGG: nha:Nham_4281 cobyrinic acid a,c-diamide synthase) translates to MTDVIAGDGAALSAELLAMREALFPPVSKKSLRSFSSVEAAKLIGIADAYLRQLSLGGKGPQPSLGAGGRRSYTLEQINELRVTLEEGSKGKKYVPHRREAEHCQVMAVVNFKGGSGKTTTAAHLAQYLALHGYRVLAVDLDPQASLTALHGYQPEYDIQPNETMYAAVRYDENRRPLKDVIRKTYFAGLDLIPANLELMEYEHDTPRALAERDAEPFFGRVATALGTVADGYDVMILDCPPQLGFLTLGALCAATGLLITVHPQMLDVMSMCQFLLMASDILGVVQESGGDLDYDFIRYVVTRFEPADAPQTQMVAFMRSLFRERVLNSTMVKSTAISDAGLSKQTLYEVGRENFGKQTYDRAMESLDGVNGEIENLMKLAWGRET
- a CDS encoding parB-like partition protein (TIGRFAM: parB-like partition protein~PFAM: ParB domain protein nuclease; RepB plasmid partition~KEGG: nha:Nham_4280 RepB plasmid partition), which gives rise to MSRKDTLKAMLTRRTDELPGGNSSLELAAPTPVAHVRSGAVGAMGRSLGQIATAAERARALVASGAAVVDIPAEKLLGSFAQDRLDDEGTEYETLFNAIKESGQKSPILVRPHPDRPDYYQIAYGHRRAKILAKLGRPVRAVVQDLTDEELVVIQGQENSARKDLSYIERGLFAMTLEDQGFDRAVIMSALSMEKTQLSRLLALAKSVPKSVVHAIGPAPKAGRPRWTALAERLSELPDMSRLDEVLADPKFQQADTDQRFVRLFNAIAPNRGAAKPRKVAVKTDAGNKIATVERGGDTVTIIVDADGSREFGEFIAAKLLELYQQFEENKEAPI